A DNA window from Chiloscyllium plagiosum isolate BGI_BamShark_2017 chromosome 9, ASM401019v2, whole genome shotgun sequence contains the following coding sequences:
- the LOC122553266 gene encoding probable G-protein coupled receptor 139, with amino-acid sequence MTTADLLVIIFNVIIYYMLGYYLPFSFLDYTPIYSINEVINYVAIDCSVWLTVAFTVDRFVLICCQKFREKYCREKTAAVIIATVCIVFCFKNMPLYFAFEPVYVINNVEWGAQFKPIYYTLTGWVTFDWLDTIVNPLLPYFLILLLNALTVRHIVMANRTRRALQGQHNTQNSDDPEMQSRRKSIILLFAISGTFIVLWMPYVVFFLISRITDNQYNPHQYTDPFLIAEYSADMFQLLSSCTNTCVYALAQSKFRKKLINIITYPLSSIFKYVK; translated from the coding sequence ATGACAACAGCAGACCTACTGGTCATTATTTTCAATGTGATCATCTATTACATGCTTGGATATTATTTACCATTCTCATTTCTCGACTACACTCCCATATACAGTATCAATGAGGTGATCAACTATGTGGCCATTGACTGCTCTGTTTGGCTGACAGTTGCTTTCACTGTGGATCGCTTTGTCCTCATTTGTTGTCAAAAGTTCAGAGAGAAGTATTGTAGGGAGAAGACTGCAGCTGTGATTATAGCAACTGTCTGTATTGTGTTCTGCTTCAAAAACATGCCcttgtattttgcttttgaaccTGTCTATGTAATTAACAATGTGGAGTGGGGTGCTCAGTTCAAACCAATTTATTACACATTAACAGGATGGGTGACTTTTGACTGGCTTGATACAATTGTAAACCCATTGTTACCATACTTTCTCATTTTACTGCTCAACGCACTGACTGTTCGCCACATTGTGATGGCGAATCGAACCCGCAGAGCACTGCAAGGTCAACACAACACCCAGAACAGCGACGATCCAGAGATGCAgagccgaaggaaatccatcattttactgttcgCCATTTCTGGCACTTTCATCGTGCTGTGGATGCCATATGTTGTATTTTTCCTCATTTCCAGAATTACAGACAATCAATACAATCCTCATCAGTACACGGATCCCTTTCTTATTGCAGAATATTCTGCAGATATGTTTCAACTGCTGAGCTCCTGTACAAACACATGTGTTTATGCATTGGCTCAAagtaaattcagaaaaaaattgataaaCATAATAACGTATCCATTGTCTTCAATTTTTAAATATGTCAAataa